CAGATAACAATTAAAAGAACAACCCACCGAAGGAAAGCAGCTAGCCTACCCTGCTCCACACGGAGTCCTCACTGGCTCCTGGAGAAAGAAATCAGAAACAAATAACAACAGAACAgtataaagaataaaaacaatcaGACTAAGTTTACAGACACTGGATGTAATGACTCCTGTAGTCCAGCCTCCTAATGGCACAAGATGCAGCGGGAGCAGATAGTGCCTGAATGGCACCAGAATTACAAGACAGTAAATGAAAAGTTGTAAACTCTTTACAATGACCCAGAACAATACATgacacaaaataacaaaaatataaaagaacaattataaaactgcaaaataactaaaaataacacaaaattaacaaagtattttaacatgGTTGTAAAAGGAACCCACCAAACAGCGAAGCCATAAGCAATGAGGTACAAAGGTCCGTAATCAACAAGACAAGACAATGCCCGTAAGCAAAACAGCAGCAGCGTCACATGTAGTATCTTCAACGAGGGATCAACTTAGAGATTGTGATGTTCCTAACCACCACACCCCTCAAAATAAGAGTTCTTAAGTAGTAGGGCTGCTTACATCTCATTGGTCCACCAATCACATCCAAACCGGGCCAAAAGCAGATAAAACACTTACCCTGCTACATTTCCAAAGAAGGTCAACAGTCATGCAGACACACAGGTTGCTGCAGAGTGCAACACACGGGGAGGGTGCTCCTCCACCTTTATACACTCTGCGCACTCAAGGTTACAAGCTCACAAGCTCTCCGCAGCTGTACTTTTCCACTCATGGTTAGTGGTGGGCAGAGTGAGGCTTCGTGAAACACTGAAGCAGTCGAAGCAAATGTGTCGAGGCTTCGAAACATTTCGACACCCGTCTCTACAGTGACACCTAGTGGTCATTTTCAAGTATTGCTCTGAAACAGCGTCGACAAGGAAACAGTTAATGTTAGTGAATAAgtaagtgttattttggtaatgaaaaatatacaataaagtaCATCAAGCcactttttttacatataaagatttttatttaaaaatattaattgttctGCTGTTGATGGACTTAGCCTActtctttttttacatataatttcTCCAGCCTTTGAAAAAATCCTCTCACAAAAACCCACGAAGTGAAGATGCGATAACTCCACTTTTCTACTTTGTGGGAGTTAGGTTGAGACAGATGTGcgattgtgtgatttgttaccgaccctgtcaatcaaacgcaGATTCGGCAGGTATGCCAAGTCTCGAAACACTTGTGACACGCCCTGATGCTTcgatcgccttagtcacgtgacatgggtgtttcgaatcgccttagtcacgtgacatgggtgtttcgaatCAGGCTTCGGAGTAGTGTTTCGAAACATCTGCGCTTCGGGATCTCGACACCGTGTTGAAACGTCAGTTTCGCATCAGCCATCCCTACTCATGGTAAGAAACTGGAAAGAAACACTCCACTATGTTTCATGGTAgtgcttcacactagagtttatggtacgtcaaatacagctacactgcgcatccattcaggtgaactgaaaaatttaattctaataatataatatagtaacggcacattttattgtcagtaacggtaacggcgttgtaacgggggaaacagtaattcgtttgattactcgttactgaaaaaaataacgccattagtaacgccgtttatttagaacgccgttattcccatcactgttCATGAGCATATAGAAAATCGACCAAAATGAATTTTTCTTCAACAATTCCCCCTTTTTATCACTCATTGATAAcaagttatataaaaaaaaaatcattactaCATCTAGAACTTTATCAAAACTACATGCATATTTtctcataaaataataataataatcatcatcatcatggcctcctaacaatccccatatctactgattggcttcatcactctgtctcctctccaccaataagctggtgtgtggtgggcgttctggcgcactatggctgccgtcacatcatccaggtggatgctgcacattggTGGTGGACGAGGAGACTTTTGTGTTATCATGTTTGATTCAAGAGAtatgacacaaaatacatattttggtACTGGCGGAAAGTAAAATGGCCACCATGGCAACCACAAggtgtttttgctcaatttctgaaaatgttcagGGCCCCAAACTGTACAGTTGTACcaagtttcatgcttttatgaaaaagtgaacatATCACCTGGACTATATAACACTTTGGATAGTCCAATGTGTTCATCCGTGTATACAGTATACAATCAACACATGGAGTTTCCTCAAGACTGTTTCATGGTAAAGAACCATCAGAGACTAAGCTTTTAACAGTCTAAGCAAGGACTCTTTGTATATGTTGTGTCGTTTCAGTTCAGTgtcatttgttttttgaaaatacatttttgttattgtatATTTGCTGTTTTATCGTCTTCATTGTTTACACTCAGCATACAAGTACTGAAAACAATTCCCCTTTTAATTCTGTTACCTCTGTAATAGGGCTgagtgttataaatgtatttgacaTATTATGTGTGTGAATTGTGAGTATGCATTACATGCTATAGTTCTTAAGGACACTTCAAAACATAAGCTAAGCACTTCTTTATTCAAAACctaattgttttctgtttaataTATAGTTTTTCAAAAGACTTTGTAAGCCAGTCAGGGACAGCACAAGGGCCAGTTTTGATCTGTTTCTTTCATGAAAGCTATTCACACTTTGTGAATTGCTTAGCCTGGTTGAACTTTAATACATAATGATTcaaatttaatgaattaattcattgtctttattcaatattaaaaacaagcaaTAATGTTATAATTCCATTTGCATCCCTGAGACACTAACTTTAAACATAAATCACAAATCACATTTTGTCACTCTAGCATTGCTTAGTATGCTTCAACAATACAGAATGCATATTTCATCACATTTACTCACACTAGCTTGTTATGCTCCATTGATATGACTATACTTGATATGACTAATTACCTCTAATAGTAACTTAGGTCAAGTGCATAAAACATCTACAAtgaaaatcaatatttcatgtccattTGTCTGTGAATTTGGTTAGTACACTTGTAATAAGTTGAATATAATGAGCAGTTACATGGTcaattttagaaaataaatgccAGGAGGAATCTGATGCAATATGGAATGTCAAGTCATTTTTGTTTAGCACTTTTTTTCCACAATGCACATTCACAATATACGTTGTCTCAGAGGAGCAGTAGTCAAGTCACCTTAATCTCTATAGCACTTTatataatacagattgtgtcaaatcagctttacagtgttaaacaggaaaatagtgatTCAGTTATGCAGACAAAATTCAATTCTGAACTGATATCTTCTGCTTGAATACAGTTAGaaaataatgatataataaCTATAGCTTTAATTCACAAAGTCTTATACTGTTCATCTGAAAATGAAGATTTTGTTTCTAGATTCCTCATCTTAAAGAAAAAGTTAATTGTCTGTATGCCTTATAATCAGTACTTGAATTATGAACATTACTAGgttaattgataaaaaaaaaaaactgttacttTGATCATCTTAGTTATCTTTACTTTTGAAGAGGCTTAGCTTCTCTTGCTGGCAGCCAGTCAGTTGATTACGCTTAAAAACTACTACTgctctactgtttttttttttttcttccttgtCTGTTACATTTGCTCCTGCTACTGCTCCCATTGCCAATGCTGTTGCACCCATTGCTGCAGCTCCTCCAGCTGCTGCTCCTCCCACTGCTGCTCCTGTTCCTGCTCCTAGTGCTGCTCCTGCTCCCACTGCTGCTCCTGCTCCTGCTCCAACTGCTGCTCCTGTTCCTGCTCCTAGTGCTGCTCCTGCTCCCACTGCTGCTCCTGTTCCTGCTCCTAGTGCTGCTCCTGCTCCCACTGCTGCTCCTGCTCCTGCTCCAACTGCTGCTCCTGTTCCTGCTCCTAGTGCTGCTCCTGCTCCCACTGCTGCTCCTGCTCCAACTGCTGATCCTGCTCCTGCTCCCAATGCTGCTCCTGCTCCAACTGCTGCTCCTGCCCCCACTGCTGCTCCTGCTCCCACTACTGCTGCCAATCCTACACCCGCTCCTCCTGTTGCGGCAATGAATGCTAATGTTCCTAATGCCATTCCACCTATTTTTGCACCTTTTATTAATTTGATCTTTCTCTGGACTCTTTTATACATCTCATTGGTGTAGTGTGTTCCATTGTTTCTCTTCACCATTTGTCCAATCTTCTCTAGCAGCTCTTTAACTTGATCTCGATTTTGACTGTTGTCATTGTCAAAGGAGTGATATGGGTTACTCTCAGTAAAGGCTTGTAgatctggattttttttaataaaatcatcTAATGATGATCCCCTTAGTACATCAACATGTGTGAAAAGAATGATGATGTAACATGTAGCATCTTTTCCAAAGTTCTCCTGAATCCATTTCACTGTGTCCTTCTGTTCCCTTGTAAATCTGACATCCAGTCTGATCACCAGCAGAAACGCATGGGGACCAGGAGCAGACATCTCAACACATTTCTCTAATTCAGTTTTCAGCTTTTGTTTAGTCAAAGATGTATCAAACAGTCCTGGAGTATCAGTTACTGAAAGGCTTCTGCCAAACACCTTTGCGACTCTATTATTACAGTTGAGTGTGACTGAATTTAAGGAATGTTCACTATTAAAACAGTTTCTTCCCAGTATTGTGTTTCCTGTTGCACTTTTTCCTGCTCCAGTTTGACCCAACAGAACAATCCTCCAATTAGATGACCCTGGTGagtgaagaaagagagagaaaaatctgATAAAACAAAGCACTTTAACAGTGTACAGGTCAAATGACACTAAACATGACTGATTTCATGATGTTTTATGGCTAAGCTGTTGTTGGGTTTAGGTTGACTCAACTGAATATATTTATGGTTCTGTCTCCTACTGTACAGTATGTGCTCTGAGTTTTTATGTATTGTCATTATTGTTTTATGTGTATTACCAATGTTGTTTTGGTTTTGGAATAGAATAACCTGTGAAACCAAGGTTCCTAACCTGGGAGGAAATTGAGGGGAAATGATTGTAGTGATGGGAAGTCCGGTTCTTCCGGACAGTTTGTTTCAATGAACCGGTTCAAAAAAACGTCACGTCTTTTACGTCACCATGTAATGATGTCAATTCTATCATCCCGGcaaatgaaaatacattaaaataaagtaatttgtaatcataacttaaaataaatagtaataaccATTGTCATTATCAGCTTGGATAAGTTTCTTACATTTACGTTTTGCAAAAGCACCCAATACTGGCACTCGAGAACCGCTGTAGCAGTACCGTTCGTTCAGTAGTACACGAATGCTCAGTATATCAGCTGCTCGTGCTCATCGGTTCTCTCAGTCTCTACAGCATGTTTCAGTGCTGTTGGAGTTACAGGAGTAACTTTTACTCAGGGATATTGGTTTATTTCGAGTCATATGGACATTCAAGAACGGTTTGAAGAATCGACTcgaattccataactttttcTCAGGCTGAAGATGATCTAAGTGAACGCTTGGGGAAAAACATCTTATGTGTAACTTTATATGATTTGTGCATTACAgtacattacagtttttacatttgtttttcgtAGGCTACatgaatgcttttgtttagatgtaaaatgaTAGGTTATTTGTACATTATTTGtttctactgtttttttttttgcatctgttcttatttataataggaaagataaaataaaaaacagctaTATAGTAGCCTAGTTATTAATAAGAAAAGAACTGGAGGAAAACTTTAATCTTTCTCATAATCAACCTTGCTGACTCTATATCGACTTTAAGTGGGTGTAGCAGTAATTTTTTGTCCGATTCCAAAAAATCATACATCATTTTGAAGGTCTTTTAAtggagaatgtgaaaataaaaaatataaataaaataaaaattttcaacTCGTTTTATCAGCACAGGTCACATTATTCTCGGGAGGAAGCACGTGTGGAGGCGCTAAATGACAACAACACATGCGCAATGTTTCAGATGGTATGGCAAGTGTAAACACATGAATCGGATATGGGTCACAATTGAAAGAATGTGTAAACGGACAGCCAAAAAAATCTGATATAGGCAACAAATCAGAATTGGgcatcaagacctgcagtgtaaacGAGGCCTAAGATCAATAGACACATTTCCACTGTCACTTCCGGGGCTTGATCATGCCTTGTCAGTGCTTCCTCAGGGCCAACAGCCTGGGTTTTTTGGCCCGATGAAAACCTTGGGCCAAAGTGGGCCAGCTGGGGCTAGAGGAGTGGTTATGAACAAATGCGGAGTTTCTCCACTTCTGGAGAGTGTCAGCGCCACGGATCATTTCATAAAGTTAACAGCTATAACACCAGCATTAATGACTTTTaaaagtgtttgaaataacttctgtTTGAGATCCGATGTGGATTATGATCACCATACAaggcagaaatatttataagtGATGCAAAAGACTATGCACACTAGCCATTACCATAGTAAACATGGTAAATACGACCGCTTGAAGAAATCAGATGTCAGCTTCTCATATTCTATCACAAtcgtgtatttatttagtaacatGTTTTATCTGTCATAAAAGACTCATCTCGAGACTTTAGCTCCACGTatgacataaaaatataataatgttttttgttcgGGAGCTCCCTCCGCTACTCAGGACGTATTTTTGATggataaaataaagaaatgatcattctttaaatgtgatgtatactgtgactacaaataaacagaaacagactcGGCTGAATAAGTAGGGTATGTGtcctctttcttttgtgaaataacGGTTCATACCAGtttatttctgtgtgactaATTTTCAGTCTTGATGAATTTATTCATTATGATCAATGTATCacttattattgtaaaacattgatgcttttggatttaaatctttaacaaagCATGCAAACAAACGGCCGCTTTTTtaacatgtttgttttgtggGCGTGCTAATTCCAGTGACTTATTTCTGATTAGTTTTCTGATAACTTCTCTTTGTTGGTGAAATGATGGGGTTGTGTGTCGTTGTTCCAGAGATGCGTGTAAAAGGTGGGTTTTAGTGAAGCGCAGCAGAGCTTCTGGCCCGAGGGTGGAAACGCATCGTGATTTTGGGCTCGGTGTTACAGGTCCGAAGCTATTAGCCCCGCCCGGCCTGTTTAAAGCTCCCTGAACAGTTGGAAGAGGTTGATATTTAAAGGGAGTAGCTCCATACTCTGCCTCTGTCCCTCCTTCAGTGACCACTATGTTCACAACTTATATGTTCAGCTGTCCTCAAACCATCAGTGGACATTGGTCTGTGAACCTCATGCACAgaccacactgcaaaaaatgcttttctaaCTTAGattcttgtttccagccaaaatatctagaaATTGTAgggtttaatatataaataatttaatttagctcaaagggaatcatttatgattttatagggaatttgaacagaatcactgttctgcggctgatcactgagtcggcagcgattcactgaacgagccatataacattaattctgcactggatattaaaatccaaaatatagtgaaaacactattaataagcacagtaacaagatcggcagattaagacattaacatgtaagcacaaaacacaagatacttctcttttcaatataaatacgagtttatttatataaacctaagacataaactaatctaacatgaacacacgcattcacacattcacacgttgcagaaagagagaaaggatgagtttagagaatgagaatgtgaaatcccaagtttatagcaatatgtgctattgcatagacctgaacaaccatcagtcacttaattaaccctcgcattgagtttctcaatgaggctaaaatttatattaaatgcgccagttcagttagaatctgggaGGTTACTTGCTTgtgttgcctttgtgttacagggattcccttctgtcgtcgTCCTCATTGCGGGAAAAGGGGTTTCCCAagtgctgattggctggaagttcagtagttgTTGAAGGGATGTCTTGGGAGTCGGCAGAAgatgcggagttggtctggtAGAAGTTTTGAGAcggtcacaggctcgagttgaactcggaaacaaggcgtggcggcaaaacttaaactgagaacacgaaactcgcaacggaaaataaactaaaataaaagaaagaaaggatataacgagactaggtggtttttcttctcatcgtggtgttaagtagcaactagCCTGtagccagagcacgctcaaagagcgtcaaaacgcggtggcgagaagaagaagtaagagagaagggaagaaggggagatttgatggtgtcctgagtttttaaactctgCTTTTGGAACACCTCCCAACTGGTGTGTTGACCAATTAGAttggctattatcttagctcgggttgttccttccatcataaatcagtttgttatctggtcacatggtccgaattttacacgCTCTTgtaaagtataattttggacatgatttctataaccagaatatagTACATTTGATAcagaattaattgaaataaacgtttcaagctagaattgtcaaactcatacataccaaacacgactaacccttaaagtcattcagtagttattagaaagacatacataatatgtgcttaaaacatgatagtctaatgtgtgggtgtGGCGAGGGGGGCGTGGTTAGCAGGatctgcagcgggagagagagactggagaacgagcggtgagtaagtgggtcaagtACAAGATGACATTCACCTGTGTCTCGTTCTAGTGATTGGCGTGGAGATTCAAAAGCCACCGTGGGACAGACGGTGGCAGAGAGGACCAGACTGAGGACTCGGGAGGGAAAGGACCATGACTGAGCAGAGACTCACCAAAGTGCTGTGAACTTATACGATTTGAAAGTGCCGGAGtgcacaacatttatttttgtgaacaCGTAATAAATTTTCCCGAGCCTCAGTTACGCCGACTCCGACTTCTTCCTTCCTTCTTCCGAACTTTGTTACACTGGTGCCGAAACCCGGGAAGGAAGAAGCCCGGCCACCGCCATCATGCAGTCCCCGCCAAGCTCGCCGTTTGCGGAAGTCATCCAATCGCTCGCGGGCCTCCACCAAGAACACCATCAGGCGCTGCTGGAGATGCGGGACGATCAAGAACGCCGTTTCCGCTCCCTGTTGCAGGCCCAGCAGGAGGACCGCGAGCTGTTCCGGAGCTGGATGGACCAGGAGGGACGGGCAGGGGGGCCGACCTCGAGAAGCGCCGCCGGCCCCTCTCACCTGCTCCTAAATAAAATGGGGCCACAGGACAACCCAGAAGCTTTCCTCGATTTGTTCGAGAAGTCGGCCGAGGCATGTGGGTGGCCACAAGACCAATGGCCGGTGCGACTCATACCTCTGCTGTCGGGGGAGGCCCAGGTGGCGGCCCAACAATTGCCCGTCCAAAACCTCCTGGTCTTCACCGACCTCAAGCGAGCCATCCTCCAGCGGGTCGGCCGGAGCCCAGAACAACATCGCCAGCGGTTTCGGTCACTGGAGCTGGGCGATAGTGGCCGGCCCTTCGTGCTCGCTCAACAGCTCCGGGACGCTTGCCGCAGATGGCTGTTGGCCGGGGGAGGCGACGTCGAGCAGATCCTCGACCGAGTGGTGCTGGAGCAGTTCATCGGCCGTCTGCCGAGAAAGACGGCAGAGTGGGTCCAGTGCCACCGCCCGACGTCGCTGGACCTGGCCATCCAATTGGCGGAGGACCAGATGGTGGCGTGCCCAGGAGTCGGCGAAACCCTGccagctgtctctctctctctctcttcccctaTTGTTTCCCCTCGACCTGTCCCACTTCCCAGGTCCCGTCCGGGCGTTCCTCTTCGGGTCCCACCCCGGGGAAGGGGTGGGCTGCCTCCAGAGGTCGTCGCTGGCACAAGGGTGCTGCCCAGGGGGGCGGGGCTAGCCAGCACGGGGACCACAGCAGTACCTTTTCCTCC
The sequence above is drawn from the Onychostoma macrolepis isolate SWU-2019 chromosome 04, ASM1243209v1, whole genome shotgun sequence genome and encodes:
- the LOC131538435 gene encoding GTPase IMAP family member 9-like, with the protein product MSNNGSSNWRIVLLGQTGAGKSATGNTILGRNCFNSEHSLNSVTLNCNNRVAKVFGRSLSVTDTPGLFDTSLTKQKLKTELEKCVEMSAPGPHAFLLVIRLDVRFTREQKDTVKWIQENFGKDATCYIIILFTHVDVLRGSSLDDFIKKNPDLQAFTESNPYHSFDNDNSQNRDQVKELLEKIGQMVKRNNGTHYTNEMYKRVQRKIKLIKGAKIGGMALGTLAFIAATGGAGVGLAAVVGAGAAVGAGAAVGAGAALGAGAGSAVGAGAAVGAGAALGAGTGAAVGAGAGAAVGAGAALGAGTGAAVGAGAALGAGTGAAVGAGAGAAVGAGAALGAGTGAAVGGAAAGGAAAMGATALAMGAVAGANVTDKEEKKKNSRAVVVFKRNQLTGCQQEKLSLFKSKDN